One genomic segment of Lampris incognitus isolate fLamInc1 chromosome 2, fLamInc1.hap2, whole genome shotgun sequence includes these proteins:
- the LOC130106671 gene encoding leucine-rich repeat and transmembrane domain-containing protein 1 translates to MRAVLVGVLLSLLSCPAHTCPKECSCDSNAKVVDCRGQGLYDIPKRLHADTQELYLQGNRIRGLGSSAFRETPLVRILDLSNNSITSVSPSALLGLRTLHRLSLANNGLRELDKRMLGPIRSLSHLDLSHNSLWSLPGAMGDSLRNLSHLGLAHNRLTRLDRSLLEALGGLDSLTLRGNPWRCDCQLIGLKLWLETYLFKGGVLDEVLCSQPEEMRNRDLQRVPYQLFHACMTTSYNYLFANIHHLESERMLRGHAHGNHAHHDSHAHNVLVGDGEGFGGTGVGGVGGGGGGGSLPECEPKQRPRPVNLRHAIATVIITGVVCGIVCLMMLAAAVYGCAYAAIMAKYQRELKENEELAAAQGADHATADDKEPLENAIA, encoded by the exons ATGAGAG CAGTATTGGTAGgcgtcctcctctctctcctctcctgtccagcCCACACCTGCCCGAAGGAGTGTAGCTGCGACAGCAACGCCAAAGTGGTGGACTGTCGCGGGCAGGGACTTTACGACATCCCCAAACGGCTCCACGCGGACACGCAGGAGCTGTATCTCCAGGGCAACCGCATCCGGGGGCTGGGGTCCAGTGCCTTCCGGGAGACGCCCCTCgtccgcatcctcgatctgtccAATAACTCCATAACCTCTGTGTCGCCGTCTGCCCTTTTGGGTCTGAGGACTCTGCACCGCCTCAGTCTGGCCAACAATGGCCTGCGAGAGCTCGACAAGCGAATGCTGGGACCAATCCGCTCGCTCTCACACCTGGACCTGTCCCACAACAG TCTATGGAGCTTGCCGGGGGCCATGGGGGACAGTCTGAGGAACCTAAGCCACCTGGGTCTGGCCCATAACCGGCTAACGCGACTGGACCGCTCCCTGTTGGAGGCCCTGGGTGGCCTGGACAGCCTGACGCTGCGAGGAAACCCCTGGAGATGTGACTGCCAGCTGATAGGCCTCAAACTCTGGCTGGAAACCTACCTCTTCAAAG GCGGTGTGCTGGATGAGGTGCTGTGCTCCCAGCCGGAGGAGATGAGGAACAGAGACCTCCAGAGAGTCCCCTACCAACTATTCCACGCCTGCATGACCACCAGCTACAACTACCTGTTCGCCAATATACACCACCTGGAATCTGAGAGGATGCTACGAGGCCACGCCCACGGGAACCACGCCCACCACGACAGCCACGCCCATAACGTCCTCGTGGGTGACGGGGAGGGGTTTGGCGGAACGGGCGTTGGCggggtaggaggaggaggaggaggaggtagccTGCCGGAGTGCGAGCCCAAGCAGAGGCCGCGGCCCGTGAACCTGCGCCACGCCATCGCCACGGTGATCATCACGGGCGTGGTGTGCGGGATCGTCTGCCTGATGATGCTGGCGGCCGCGGTGTACGGCTGCGCCTACGCCGCCATCATGGCCAAGTACCAGCGGGAGCTGAAGGAGAATGAGGAGTTGGCGGCGGCACAAGGTGCGGATCATGCCACGGCGGACGACAAGGAACCCCTGGAGAACGCCATCGCCTAG